From the Polaribacter gangjinensis genome, the window TCATTTACCATTACATACGCTGCAATTCCAGGAATTACCACGATTAATGGAATTACCAATTTTAAACCTGCTGCAAATAAAATCCCTTTTTGCGCTTCTTTTAATGACTTTGCTGCCAAAGTTCTTTGGATGATGTATTGATTAAAACCCCAATAATACAGGTTCGCAACCCACATCCCTCCTACTAAAACTGCAATTCCGGGTAAGTTTTTATATTCAGGATTTGATTCGTCTAAAATCATCGCAAATCGTTCAGGAACTGCTTCATAAATAGTTGATAATCCTGCAAACATTCCTTGTCCATCAGAAACTGTATTTAAGGCTAAATAGGTAGTTACTAATCCTCCAATTACTAAAAATACTACTTGAATTACATCTGTCCAAGCCACTGCAGAAAGTCCACCATATAATGAATATGCAGCCGCAAAAAGTGCTAAACCAATCACACCATACATCATCGGAATTCCCATGATGGTCTCTAATGCCAAAGAACCTAGATACAAAACGGTTGTTAAGTTTACAAATACGTATAAGGCAATCCAAAAAACAGCTAAAATGGTTTTTAAGTTGGTTGAATATCGTTTTTCAACAAATTCAGGAATGGTGTACAAGCCTTTTTCGATAAAAATTGGTAAGAAATATTTACCAACAATAATCAATGTGATTGCTGCCATCCATTCATAAGAGGCAATTGCCAAACCAGATGCAAAACCTGAACCTGACATTCCAATGAATTGTTCTGCTGAAATATTTGCCGCAATTAATGAGGCTCCAATTGCCCACCAAGGCAAAGATTTACTTGCCAAAAAGTAGTCTTCTGCGTTTTTTTGATGTCCTTCTTTGTCTCTAGAAACCCATAATCCTACACCTAAAATTAAAATAGCATAGGCTACAAAGATGGCGTAATCTAAAAATTCGAAACTTGCTGTCATAGAATAATAATTAGTTTAGTTTGATTGATACTATATTGTAGATTGCATGCAATATCTAAATTTTTGCTTAAAAAACAATACATTATAA encodes:
- a CDS encoding sodium/sugar symporter yields the protein MTASFEFLDYAIFVAYAILILGVGLWVSRDKEGHQKNAEDYFLASKSLPWWAIGASLIAANISAEQFIGMSGSGFASGLAIASYEWMAAITLIIVGKYFLPIFIEKGLYTIPEFVEKRYSTNLKTILAVFWIALYVFVNLTTVLYLGSLALETIMGIPMMYGVIGLALFAAAYSLYGGLSAVAWTDVIQVVFLVIGGLVTTYLALNTVSDGQGMFAGLSTIYEAVPERFAMILDESNPEYKNLPGIAVLVGGMWVANLYYWGFNQYIIQRTLAAKSLKEAQKGILFAAGLKLVIPLIVVIPGIAAYVMVNDPDIMARLGAAGLENLPTAAQADKAYPWLLQFLPTGLKGVAFAALAAAIVSSLASMLNSTSTIFTMDIYKQYINKNASDKATVNMGRISAFVALIIACIMAPLLGNLDQAFQFIQEYTGVVSPGILAVFLLGLFWKKTTNKAAIIGALVSIPIAMYFKVAPKGWSTSAFFVDVPFMDQMGYTLLLTMGVIGLASYLQHKGADDKKGIDITKEMFKTSPLFNIGSFAIILILVALYSAFWN